A single window of Vigna radiata var. radiata cultivar VC1973A chromosome 4, Vradiata_ver6, whole genome shotgun sequence DNA harbors:
- the LOC106759329 gene encoding uncharacterized protein LOC106759329: protein MGTVEAPSKVPSGCSSPSPEIDKNELREALCALKNGTSENGVGFIGQGNQGLGDGGGVEVVKDRVSETKFSDEMGFAEREREDGCQGLADSEMNGVSSLLKMRESGRNLMFSHGGESDSTRKLNTENGSFEVGMEDGRDLTKFESEDDQIGKTVSVDVQIADISENKDMEMEDLGGEGYGGFSIGDFVWGKVKSHPWWPGRIYDPSDASDLALKLRQKNRILVAYFGDGTFAWCHPSQLKPFEENIEDMVKQSASRAFINAVQEAVNEVGRLLELKMSCLFAVKETEFSRPLAGNSGVKERILIPENGTEKLSDVLIDPAELLSRVKQVAEIISIANVLELEILKARLSAFYLSRGGYRLPMYQAPQPIPGLEDSVEDNNVGSSEGAVEVPVHGPFEEEYSTVPMSPKSGGLSPLGISGNRLNHRIKQKSIAEIMGEDKDVSAKNKEGDATQKVTVRKKRKGTEDTMVSKPMKKKKELFPNTDKNMAGAENDGYSWGKETSDDGALAQLRKKKKLFGIGKASSSASKKETDQEGKAKGSSEKGSLPRERKKSKYLSPPFTIPTRDQRKGEIETESPKVSGKDQVSEPMTRASDKLLESPVPWKLNGEPFQEKFSKELAIEHDLPDSSNYQTSKYDENKTIDTTKVQVPLEEVLREVRCAAINQQNPTDTNSLERLADFIFIYRSCIFCQGSNYKVYKKLKPGKKRKKPEFDIRMRGKDQIQSDHKSANNNSEPKKRRRKNESTSGFPKEKESATPKAGKKGTDKNASGAATLFASFEPGSSVPSKSDLVALYSKFGALNEAETALFSSDYTAQVFFLKASDAEKALSDSLNMNPFGSSKATFRLQYLSSGSKSEKSKSKASSTKKKEKTPAKPSTSLSLGSEASKLNYIKQKLQGLTLILEASDAKSSDIKTKLESEMKGLLEDVNKMVESSS, encoded by the coding sequence ATGGGTACGGTGGAGGCTCCATCAAAGGTACCATCTGGGTGTTCATCGCCTTCTCCAGAGATTGACAAGAATGAGCTCAGGGAAGCTCTGTGTGCTTTGAAAAATGGGACCTCAGAAAACGGGGTTGGTTTCATTGGCCAAGGAAACCAAGGTTTGGGGGATGGTGGGGGTGTTGAAGTGGTGAAGGACAGGGTCTCCGAGACCAAGTTTTCGGATGAGATGGGTTTTGCGGAGAGAGAAAGGGAGGATGGCTGCCAAGGTTTGGCTGATTCTGAGATGAATGGGGTCTCCTCTTTGTTGAAAATGAGAGAGAGTGGTAGGAACTTGATGTTTTCTCATGGTGGTGAGAGTGATAGTACTAGGAAGTTGAACACTGAGAACGGTTCTTTTGAGGTTGGAATGGAAGATGGGAGAGATCTGACCAAATTTGAGAGTGAGGATGATCAAATTGGGAAAACTGTGTCTGTAGATGTTCAAATTGCAGATATAAGTGAAAACAAGGAtatggaaatggaagatttggGTGGTGAAGGATATGGTGGGTTTTCTATTGGAGATTTTGTTTGGGGGAAAGTGAAGAGTCATCCCTGGTGGCCTGGCCGGATTTATGACCCTTCTGATGCTTCTGATTTAGCTTTGAAGCTGAGACAAAAGAATAGAATTCTTGTGGCGTATTTTGGAGATGGAACCTTTGCTTGGTGCCATCCTTCTCAATTGAAGCCATTTGAGGAGAACATTGAGGATATGGTGAAGCAGAGTGCCTCCCGGGCTTTTATCAATGCTGTACAGGAAGCTGTAAATGAGGTCGGAAGGCTTTTGGAATTGAAGATGAGTTGTTTATTTGCTGTGAAAGAAACTGAATTTTCTCGGCCACTGGCAGGCAATTCTGGTGTCAAAGAGAGAATTCTTATACCTGAAAATGGTACAGAGAAACTTTCCGATGTTCTCATTGATCCGGCAGAATTACTTTCTCGAGTGAAACAAGTTGCAGAAATTATTTCCATTGCTAATGTTCTGGAGCTGGAAATATTGAAGGCTAGGCTTTCAGCCTTTTATCTATCAAGAGGAGGTTATAGATTACCTATGTATCAGGCACCCCAGCCAATTCCTGGACTTGAAGATAGTGTAGAGGACAATAATGTAGGGAGCAGTGAGGGTGCAGTGGAAGTACCTGTCCATGGACCATTTGAAGAGGAGTACTCTACCGTGCCAATGAGCCCAAAATCTGGTGGATTGAGTCCACTTGGGATTTCAGGAAATAGGTTGAACCATAGGATTAAGCAGAAAAGCATTGCTGAAATTATGGGAGAGGACAAAGATGTCAGTGCCAAAAATAAGGAGGGAGATGCAACTCAAAAAGTGACTGTTCGAAAGAAGAGGAAAGGCACTGAGGATACAATGGTATCTAAACctatgaagaagaaaaaggagttGTTCCCAAATACTGATAAAAATATGGCAGGTGCCGAAAATGATGGTTATAGCTGGGGCAAGGAGACCAGTGACGATGGAGCTTTAGCGCAgttgaggaaaaagaaaaagcttttTGGTATTGGAAAAGCTAGTAGTAGTGCAAGCAAAAAGGAAACTGATCAAGAAGGGAAGGCCAAAGGAAGCAGTGAGAAGGGTTCTCTGCcaagagaaaggaagaaaagcaAGTACTTATCCCCTCCTTTCACTATTCCAACCAGAGACCAGAGGAAAGGAGAGATAGAAACAGAATCCCCTAAAGTTTCTGGCAAAGATCAGGTATCAGAGCCAATGACCAGAGCTTCTGACAAACTTCTCGAGTCCCCTGTACCTTGGAAGTTGAATGGTGAGCCATTTCAGGAGAAATTTTCTAAGGAACTTGCAATAGAACATGACCTTCCCGATAGCTCAAATTACCAAACATCAAAATATGATGAAAACAAAACTATTGATACAACAAAAGTCCAGGTTCCATTGGAGGAAGTACTACGTGAAGTTCGTTGTGCAGCTATTAATCAACAAAATCCTACGGATACCAATTCTCTTGAAAGACttgctgattttatttttatctacaGAAGCTGCATATTTTGCCAAGGATCCAACTACAAAGTATACAAGAAGCTTAAGCCTGGCAAGAAGAGAAAGAAGCCAGAATTTGATATCAGAATGCGGGGGAAAGATCAAATACAATCTGATCATAAATCAGCTAATAATAATTCAGAGCCAAAGAaacgaagaagaaagaatgagtcAACTTCAGGTTTTCCTAAAGAGAAGGAATCTGCTACACCTAAGGCTGGCAAGAAGGGGACTGATAAAAATGCTTCAGGCGCTGCTACCCTTTTTGCCTCATTTGAGCCAGGATCCTCTGTGCCTTCAAAATCGGATCTTGTTGCACTGTATAGTAAGTTTGGTGCTCTGAATGAAGCAGAAACAGCTTTGTTTTCTAGTGATTACACTGCTCAAGTGTTCTTCCTGAAAGCCTCTGATGCTGAAAAGGCCTTAAGCGATTCACTGAACATGAACCCCTTCGGCTCTTCCAAGGCCACTTTCAGACTCCAGTATCTTTCTTCTGGTTCCAAGTCTGAAAAGTCTAAGTCCAAAGCTTCTTcaacaaagaagaaagaaaaaactccAGCCAAGCCATCTACTTCACTGTCACTAGGTAGTGAAGCATCCAAATTGAACTACATAAAGCAGAAACTTCAGGGTCTCACCTTAATTCTAGAAGCATCGGATGCTAAATCATCTGATATCAAGACAAAATTAGAGAGTGAGATGAAAGGGCTTTTGGAAGATGTGAACAAAATGGTTGAATCTTCTTCTTAA